One region of Lentimicrobium sp. L6 genomic DNA includes:
- a CDS encoding DEAD/DEAH box helicase — protein sequence MKFEDYNFSEEVKMSIGKLGFKKPTDIQYKTIPHILKGEDVLAIAQTGTGKTAAFAIPIIEKLHTIKKQQSRKDGIKAIVMVPTRELAIQINEVFVELSGNTRVKSFSVFGGVEQDPQIHKLEKGIDILIATPGRLFDLVSQGFIKLNRINILVLDEADHMLNLGFIKDIRDLIKHLPHKRQTLFFSATIDQEIKKLAYSLVTNPIRIQISPKDPVSKNVDHALVNVEMDDKRFFLERLVKASPDAKFIVFTRTKVRADRVVKAMERVSIHAESIHSDREQVDRNSIMDRFKKGETKLLIATDISSRGIDIPNVDYVINYDMPEQSENYVHRVGRTGRGRERGQAFSFCSTEEKPLLVEIEDLIGKKIPIVEMDREGYKAIVIQSNETHSDWKSLMKDMEVDEIAYKKRKRKKK from the coding sequence ATGAAATTTGAAGATTATAATTTTTCTGAAGAAGTGAAGATGAGTATTGGTAAGCTGGGATTTAAAAAGCCTACCGATATTCAATACAAAACCATTCCCCATATTCTAAAGGGGGAGGATGTATTAGCGATTGCGCAAACTGGTACTGGAAAAACAGCGGCATTTGCGATTCCCATTATTGAGAAATTACATACTATAAAGAAACAACAATCAAGAAAAGATGGGATAAAAGCCATAGTCATGGTTCCAACCCGTGAATTGGCCATTCAGATTAATGAAGTATTTGTTGAGTTATCTGGAAATACTAGAGTCAAGAGCTTTTCCGTGTTTGGTGGGGTAGAACAAGACCCACAAATTCACAAGTTAGAAAAAGGGATTGACATTCTTATAGCCACTCCAGGGAGGTTGTTTGACTTGGTTAGCCAGGGGTTTATTAAACTCAATAGGATTAATATTTTGGTTTTAGATGAAGCAGATCATATGTTGAATTTAGGTTTTATCAAGGATATTAGAGATTTGATAAAGCATTTGCCCCATAAAAGACAAACTTTATTCTTTTCAGCCACTATTGATCAGGAAATCAAAAAATTAGCTTATAGTTTGGTGACTAATCCTATCAGAATTCAAATCTCACCAAAGGATCCAGTTTCTAAGAATGTAGATCATGCATTGGTGAATGTAGAGATGGATGACAAAAGATTTTTCTTGGAAAGATTAGTAAAAGCAAGTCCAGATGCCAAGTTTATCGTTTTCACAAGGACTAAAGTAAGAGCTGATAGAGTAGTAAAGGCTATGGAAAGGGTGAGTATTCATGCTGAAAGTATTCATAGCGATAGGGAGCAGGTGGATAGAAACTCCATAATGGATAGGTTTAAAAAAGGTGAAACCAAGCTATTAATTGCAACTGATATCAGTTCTAGAGGTATTGATATTCCAAATGTGGATTATGTAATCAATTATGATATGCCAGAGCAATCAGAAAATTATGTGCATAGAGTAGGTAGGACAGGTAGGGGAAGAGAGAGAGGCCAAGCATTTTCCTTTTGTAGTACTGAAGAGAAACCTTTATTAGTAGAAATTGAAGATTTAATTGGTAAGAAGATTCCAATTGTTGAAATGGATAGAGAAGGTTATAAAGCAATTGTAATTCAATCTAACGAAACTCATTCTGACTGGAAATCTTTGATGAAGGATATGGAAGTGGATGAGATAGCCTATAAAAAAAGAAAGAGAAAAAAGAAATAG
- a CDS encoding response regulator, with translation MTTLPFLSSATLYNVGELKIQFESDVVRGRNLGSMLAQEIKYDNTNKIRIGTTISELTRNIIEHASHGTLNFSIATRERGSDGLVLVFADQGDGIIDLDLINSGSFQSKKGMGVGLMGSQRLMDEFDIQTSTRGTIITAVKWLPPYVTLLDEENIKKIQKAFLQTIERGDSSLVETINAQNNELFYLLKELQEQNSTIESINHELEETNRGILALNRELENKAHDIEIAMEAAQAANKAKSEFLANMSHEIRTPMNGIIGMLELVLPTNLSMEQYQFLKMAKDSADLLLDLINDILDFSKIEAGQLELEDIDFNLHEVVEAVSDVIIQQVENKGLELNLFVKPDVPQFIIGDPTRLRQILTNLVSNALKFTEQGEINITVDIDKNKHNECQDSSAINLVFGVKDTGLGIPEDRQQAIFESFSQADSSTTRKFGGTGLGLSICKQLVNLMHGDIWVESEVNEGSTFFFTACFNDSKKNKDTLFKLPEKLHNLRVLAVDDNETNRVIIRETLKAYGFVSDIFEFPKEALEFFRSKKEGYFNLLITDFQMPEMNGYQLLKEIRETSQIPAVVLTAVGAWGEKKIFKELGNIAYMTKPVKQSVFFDSVINVLGISEQKGNPIQDHNIDHLNRLKELPSTTSVLLAEDNLINQRVAMALLKKAGIIVDVAQNGLEALLATRNKKYDLVLMDVQMPKMDGLEATLAIRKELSAKDLPIVAMTANAMKGDKEKCLAVGMNDYLSKPIKPKELYSTLETWLIHD, from the coding sequence ATGACGACGCTACCGTTCTTATCATCAGCCACACTTTATAATGTAGGCGAACTTAAGATTCAATTTGAGTCAGATGTGGTTCGTGGTCGTAATTTGGGCTCCATGTTAGCTCAAGAAATAAAGTATGACAATACGAACAAAATTCGTATTGGAACCACAATATCTGAACTTACCAGAAATATTATTGAACATGCAAGTCATGGAACCCTAAACTTTTCAATTGCAACTCGAGAAAGAGGCTCCGATGGCTTGGTTCTTGTCTTTGCTGATCAAGGAGACGGAATTATCGACTTGGATTTGATCAACTCAGGTTCTTTTCAATCAAAAAAAGGTATGGGAGTTGGTCTTATGGGCTCACAAAGACTAATGGATGAATTTGATATTCAAACAAGTACTAGAGGAACTATCATTACCGCTGTAAAATGGCTTCCTCCTTATGTCACTTTATTGGATGAGGAGAATATTAAGAAAATTCAAAAAGCTTTTTTACAAACTATTGAAAGAGGCGATAGTAGTTTAGTAGAAACAATAAATGCCCAGAATAATGAGCTCTTTTATTTACTTAAAGAACTACAAGAACAAAATTCTACCATAGAATCTATTAATCACGAATTAGAGGAAACCAATAGAGGAATTTTAGCATTAAATAGAGAATTGGAGAATAAAGCTCATGATATTGAAATTGCAATGGAAGCGGCACAGGCTGCAAACAAAGCAAAAAGTGAATTTCTTGCCAATATGAGTCATGAAATCCGAACTCCAATGAATGGAATTATCGGGATGTTGGAATTGGTTTTACCCACTAATTTAAGCATGGAACAATATCAGTTCCTCAAAATGGCAAAAGATAGCGCTGACCTTTTATTAGATTTAATAAATGACATTCTCGATTTCTCGAAAATAGAGGCTGGTCAATTAGAATTGGAAGATATTGATTTCAACTTACACGAAGTTGTTGAAGCAGTTTCAGACGTTATCATCCAACAAGTAGAAAACAAAGGTCTTGAACTTAATCTATTTGTAAAGCCAGATGTTCCTCAATTTATTATCGGAGATCCTACAAGATTAAGACAAATACTAACCAATTTAGTAAGCAACGCACTAAAATTTACGGAGCAAGGAGAAATCAACATCACTGTTGACATTGACAAAAATAAGCATAATGAATGTCAAGACTCTTCTGCAATCAACCTTGTGTTTGGAGTTAAAGATACGGGACTTGGAATACCCGAGGATCGGCAACAAGCTATTTTTGAAAGCTTTTCTCAGGCGGACTCTTCTACTACAAGAAAGTTTGGAGGCACAGGTCTTGGTTTGAGTATTTGCAAGCAATTAGTTAATTTAATGCATGGTGATATTTGGGTAGAAAGTGAAGTGAATGAAGGAAGTACCTTCTTCTTTACCGCATGTTTTAACGATTCAAAGAAAAACAAAGACACACTATTTAAATTACCAGAAAAACTTCATAATCTTAGAGTTTTAGCTGTTGACGATAATGAAACCAACAGGGTCATTATTAGAGAAACACTAAAAGCCTATGGCTTTGTTTCAGATATTTTTGAATTCCCAAAAGAGGCTTTAGAATTTTTCAGGAGCAAGAAAGAAGGTTATTTCAATTTATTAATTACTGATTTTCAAATGCCCGAAATGAATGGTTACCAATTGCTCAAAGAAATAAGAGAAACCAGCCAAATCCCTGCTGTAGTTCTAACTGCGGTAGGGGCTTGGGGCGAAAAGAAGATTTTCAAAGAATTGGGGAATATTGCTTATATGACCAAGCCAGTGAAACAATCTGTATTTTTCGATAGCGTAATTAATGTCCTAGGTATTTCTGAGCAGAAGGGAAATCCCATTCAAGACCATAATATCGATCACCTGAATAGGCTCAAAGAATTACCATCTACTACTAGTGTTTTATTAGCCGAAGACAATTTAATCAATCAAAGAGTAGCAATGGCCTTATTAAAAAAGGCAGGAATTATTGTAGATGTTGCTCAAAATGGTCTTGAAGCCTTATTAGCTACTAGAAACAAAAAGTATGACTTGGTATTAATGGATGTTCAAATGCCAAAGATGGATGGATTAGAAGCCACTCTTGCCATAAGAAAAGAACTAAGTGCCAAAGACTTACCTATAGTAGCCATGACCGCTAATGCGATGAAAGGTGATAAAGAGAAATGTTTAGCTGTAGGAATGAATGATTATTTGTCGAAACCTATAAAACCCAAAGAACTCTATTCTACATTAGAGACTTGGCTCATTCACGACTAA
- a CDS encoding adenylate/guanylate cyclase domain-containing protein, translated as MKKIPKYKSLRIFIVSGLFYFFLLMPFMGMMLIQNIPEYLEKGILSPDREEQVGPITIRPDGPIMKRAKQDTLAQIIDSTLTTDEIELANKIDGFANKIENLVKADSIQSAQIISIDTSNKSGNKITINDTFTLSDSTTDINRPIYFNRSFDIFYYGILIGFILTFLISYPFRRYFSRKRKMKEISTRLDFFCRRYLLYTPIFHATIFGLVMLSTVGYIAYINFFVDFSDSINAGIFDEYLYIAALSGFLSTIFVYYWHKHRVHIFYLEVLFYEDELRKRIFRNSIGKIRNRLWLASGMTTLLPLAIVIFYLILSVTKVQDANIDLANDQVRNVILGNYTQLLEDSKIDDFFYVNSVNAYMMFVGIGISIFISLVYILTFVRWTTLDIVFPVKELLGNMQKTGEGKNTNFSVVRTNDEIGELAEGFNLMSQRIKNYIDDISEINNSYYRFVPKQFLDFLDKKSITDIHLGDQVQKEMTVMFSDIRSFTEISENMTPRDNFNFINHYLGYMEPIISRNHGFIDKYIGDAIMALFPESPDDALNAAIEMRAKLQEFNEDLKLNGQAPINSGIGMNTGNLMLGIVGGKGRIEGTVISDHVNLASRLEGLTKKYGASIIISQEMLIKLDNPANYQFRFLDMVTVKGKRNSVNIFEILDGEPHQVRIAKIATNALFKDGLQHYRNKEMDKALEVFLKIEKESPEDMTTKLYISRCQNFIEQGLPENWDGTQSFSEK; from the coding sequence ATGAAGAAAATCCCAAAATATAAATCGCTCAGGATATTTATCGTCTCTGGATTGTTTTATTTCTTTCTATTAATGCCATTTATGGGAATGATGCTGATTCAGAATATTCCAGAATATTTGGAAAAAGGAATACTAAGTCCTGACAGAGAAGAACAGGTTGGCCCTATTACGATAAGACCTGATGGTCCTATCATGAAAAGAGCTAAACAAGATACGCTTGCTCAAATTATAGATTCCACATTAACAACTGACGAAATTGAATTAGCTAATAAGATCGATGGCTTTGCTAATAAAATCGAAAATCTAGTCAAAGCAGATAGCATACAATCTGCTCAAATCATATCCATTGACACTTCTAATAAGAGTGGTAATAAAATTACTATTAATGATACGTTTACCTTATCCGATTCTACAACTGATATAAATCGTCCAATCTATTTCAATAGAAGCTTCGATATTTTCTACTATGGCATATTAATTGGTTTTATTCTCACTTTTTTAATAAGCTATCCATTTAGAAGGTACTTTAGTAGAAAGCGCAAAATGAAAGAAATCAGTACAAGATTGGATTTCTTTTGCAGGAGGTACCTACTCTATACTCCAATATTCCATGCTACCATTTTTGGTCTGGTCATGTTAAGCACAGTTGGATACATAGCATATATCAATTTTTTCGTGGACTTTTCAGACTCCATAAATGCAGGTATATTTGATGAATACTTATATATTGCAGCCCTTTCTGGATTTCTTTCTACAATATTTGTTTATTACTGGCACAAACACCGAGTACATATCTTTTACCTTGAAGTATTATTTTATGAAGATGAATTGAGAAAACGAATTTTCAGAAATTCAATTGGAAAGATTAGAAATAGGCTCTGGTTAGCCAGTGGAATGACTACATTATTACCATTAGCCATTGTTATCTTTTATTTGATTCTCAGTGTAACAAAGGTTCAAGATGCAAATATAGATTTAGCCAATGACCAAGTCAGAAATGTTATTTTAGGAAACTATACTCAATTATTAGAAGATAGCAAAATTGACGATTTCTTTTACGTGAACTCAGTAAATGCATACATGATGTTTGTAGGAATTGGAATCAGTATATTTATTTCTCTAGTCTATATCCTAACTTTTGTTAGGTGGACCACATTGGACATTGTATTCCCCGTAAAAGAATTATTAGGAAATATGCAAAAAACTGGGGAGGGTAAAAACACTAATTTCAGTGTGGTAAGAACCAATGATGAAATTGGAGAGCTGGCAGAGGGCTTCAACCTGATGTCGCAAAGAATAAAGAATTACATTGATGATATTAGTGAAATTAATAATTCCTATTATCGATTTGTTCCCAAGCAATTCCTAGACTTTCTTGACAAAAAAAGCATAACGGATATTCATCTAGGCGATCAAGTACAGAAAGAAATGACAGTGATGTTTTCAGATATCAGATCTTTTACTGAAATCTCTGAAAACATGACTCCTCGAGATAATTTCAATTTCATCAATCATTATTTGGGATATATGGAACCTATTATTTCTCGAAACCATGGTTTTATTGACAAATATATTGGGGATGCCATCATGGCCCTATTTCCTGAATCTCCAGATGATGCGCTCAATGCTGCTATAGAAATGCGTGCAAAACTACAGGAGTTCAACGAGGACCTAAAACTAAACGGCCAGGCACCTATAAATAGTGGAATCGGCATGAATACTGGTAATTTAATGCTCGGAATAGTTGGAGGAAAAGGTAGAATCGAAGGAACAGTAATTTCCGATCACGTAAATCTAGCCAGCAGATTAGAAGGATTAACTAAAAAATACGGAGCCTCCATCATCATCAGCCAAGAAATGCTAATAAAATTAGATAATCCGGCTAACTACCAATTCCGTTTCCTAGATATGGTCACTGTAAAGGGAAAACGAAACTCAGTAAATATATTTGAGATTCTTGATGGCGAACCTCATCAGGTAAGAATTGCAAAAATTGCGACCAACGCACTATTCAAAGATGGGCTCCAACACTATAGAAATAAAGAAATGGATAAAGCACTGGAAGTATTCCTAAAAATTGAAAAAGAATCACCAGAAGATATGACTACCAAGTTATATATTAGTAGATGTCAAAATTTTATTGAACAAGGTTTGCCAGAGAATTGGGATGGAACACAATCTTTTTCTGAAAAATAA
- a CDS encoding tetratricopeptide repeat protein, with product MAQKIIITFIAFILSFSVLHSQSYQDLDKLKSPQEKVDLLLEMAKPMRKKKSDSAIFIYNKALLIAKENKLAKSESEINKNIGFAFYYKKDFKKSKEFIKLSIDIAAELQDFKILKSSYSKLGVINYIDRNFDNAITNYRLCILNAEHINDSITIVASEFMIGVCYYQQGNYPKALESYQLALVMAEKTNQLSRQALILNNIANIQDELQNYPLALKYSEQALEIKMQLKDEKGAAETKENMATVYSKMEDYDKALGLYEDILAYKEEQKDNAGLSITYMNIGYIYEKLGKFQNALDYYSRSLHLLYQQDDSKNIAVCLNNIGDIYYALGKYKQAIDSSEKSLEIGKKLQSKTNVRSSALSLTKSFVKINQYKPAYEYHVLYSQMKDSLFNEESAKQLQEMETKYQTEKKQQEIEKQNLTIEKQHAQSRSQRIMLFAMFGGLLLVVLIAIQVFRGYKQKKKANALLESKNIEIEEKNSNLNIANIAITEQKVEIEEKNLNIMDSIRYAKRIQQTILPRDQFVEKHLPNSFILYKPKDIVSGDFYWMEKVDNTIYASAVDCTGHGVPGAFVSIVGYNSLNRTLMEFGLRQPAEILNKLNDLVVDTFVRHSDSDVKDGMDMSLVSINLDTMEVEFSGAQNPLYIVNGDGIEEIKANKQPIGSSLEPKKFDNHVVETKKGDMVYLFSDGYIDQFGGPKGKKFMRKRFKELLSSIHQMDVKTQKQHLDNTIMDWMGEEEQLDDILVMGFRV from the coding sequence ATGGCACAGAAAATTATAATTACATTCATAGCATTTATCTTATCTTTTTCTGTATTGCATTCTCAGTCTTATCAAGACCTTGATAAATTGAAATCTCCGCAAGAGAAAGTCGATTTATTACTGGAGATGGCTAAACCCATGCGCAAAAAAAAATCGGATTCAGCAATTTTTATCTATAATAAGGCATTGCTTATTGCTAAGGAAAATAAATTAGCAAAATCAGAAAGTGAAATAAACAAAAATATTGGATTTGCTTTTTACTATAAAAAGGATTTCAAGAAAAGTAAAGAGTTTATTAAATTATCTATTGATATAGCTGCGGAATTACAGGACTTTAAGATTTTGAAATCTAGTTATAGTAAGCTGGGGGTTATTAATTATATTGATAGAAATTTTGATAATGCTATTACGAATTATCGATTATGTATTTTAAATGCTGAGCATATCAATGATAGTATTACAATTGTAGCAAGTGAGTTTATGATAGGGGTTTGTTATTATCAACAAGGAAACTATCCTAAGGCTTTAGAATCTTATCAATTGGCCTTGGTTATGGCGGAGAAAACTAATCAATTATCACGTCAGGCTTTAATCTTAAATAATATTGCTAATATTCAAGATGAGTTGCAGAATTACCCATTAGCTTTGAAGTATTCTGAGCAAGCATTAGAAATAAAAATGCAACTCAAAGATGAAAAAGGAGCAGCAGAAACTAAAGAGAATATGGCAACTGTTTATTCTAAAATGGAAGATTATGATAAAGCTTTAGGTTTATATGAGGATATCTTAGCGTATAAAGAAGAACAAAAAGACAATGCCGGATTGAGTATTACTTATATGAATATTGGATATATTTATGAAAAACTGGGAAAGTTTCAGAATGCATTGGACTATTATTCTCGTTCGCTTCATTTATTGTATCAGCAAGACGATAGTAAGAATATTGCCGTTTGTTTAAATAATATCGGAGATATATATTATGCATTAGGAAAATACAAACAAGCCATAGACTCCTCTGAGAAAAGTTTAGAAATTGGCAAAAAGCTTCAGTCTAAAACTAATGTTAGATCCTCCGCTTTATCACTCACAAAAAGTTTTGTGAAGATTAATCAATATAAGCCAGCTTATGAATATCATGTACTGTATTCTCAGATGAAAGATAGTTTGTTCAATGAGGAAAGTGCAAAGCAGCTTCAGGAAATGGAGACCAAATATCAAACAGAGAAAAAGCAACAAGAAATTGAAAAGCAAAATCTAACCATAGAAAAACAACATGCACAAAGTCGCAGTCAAAGAATTATGCTATTTGCCATGTTTGGAGGTTTGCTTTTAGTTGTTTTAATCGCAATACAGGTTTTTAGAGGATATAAACAGAAGAAGAAGGCCAACGCTTTGCTAGAAAGTAAGAATATTGAAATTGAAGAAAAGAACAGCAATTTGAATATTGCAAATATTGCGATTACAGAGCAAAAAGTAGAAATTGAAGAGAAGAATCTAAATATTATGGATTCCATTAGATATGCCAAACGAATTCAGCAAACTATATTACCTCGTGATCAATTTGTAGAAAAGCATTTGCCTAATTCCTTCATCCTATATAAACCTAAAGATATTGTTAGTGGTGATTTTTATTGGATGGAGAAGGTAGACAATACCATTTATGCCTCTGCTGTAGATTGTACCGGTCATGGAGTTCCTGGAGCCTTTGTGAGTATTGTGGGTTATAATAGTTTGAACAGGACTTTGATGGAGTTTGGTTTGAGACAGCCTGCCGAAATTTTGAATAAACTAAACGATTTGGTAGTAGATACTTTCGTAAGACATTCTGATAGTGATGTTAAAGATGGAATGGATATGTCCTTGGTGAGTATTAATTTGGATACCATGGAGGTTGAATTTTCCGGTGCACAGAATCCTCTCTATATTGTAAATGGGGATGGTATAGAAGAAATTAAAGCCAACAAACAGCCCATTGGCTCTTCTTTAGAACCAAAGAAATTTGACAATCATGTGGTAGAAACGAAAAAGGGAGATATGGTTTATTTATTTTCCGATGGATATATTGATCAGTTTGGAGGTCCAAAAGGGAAGAAATTCATGAGGAAACGATTTAAAGAACTGCTTTCTAGCATTCATCAAATGGATGTGAAAACACAAAAGCAACATCTCGACAATACCATTATGGATTGGATGGGAGAGGAGGAGCAATTAGATGATATTCTGGTAATGGGATTTAGAGTTTAG
- the trmD gene encoding tRNA (guanosine(37)-N1)-methyltransferase TrmD, translating into MRIDILTIFPEMFEGPFGHSIVKRAIDKNKAEIHLHNIRDYSTNKHRRVDDYPFSGGAGMVMMADPIVKLIEELKSQRKYEELIFMTPDGKVFNQGMANRMSSFENIMILCGHYKGVDERVREKYITLEISVGDYVLSGGEIGAMIVADSLIRLIPGVLGDETSALSDSFQDGLLSPPVYTRPANFNGQEVPAILLSGNDKKIAEWKYDQAIERTKTRRPDLYEKYISENE; encoded by the coding sequence ATGCGCATTGATATACTCACCATATTTCCCGAAATGTTTGAAGGCCCTTTTGGTCATTCCATAGTAAAAAGAGCTATTGATAAGAACAAAGCCGAAATTCACCTTCATAATATTAGAGATTATTCTACAAACAAGCATCGCAGAGTAGATGATTATCCCTTTAGTGGTGGTGCTGGAATGGTGATGATGGCTGATCCCATTGTGAAACTCATAGAGGAATTAAAAAGTCAAAGAAAATATGAGGAGCTTATTTTTATGACTCCCGATGGTAAAGTATTTAATCAAGGGATGGCCAATAGAATGTCTTCTTTTGAAAATATAATGATTCTTTGTGGCCATTATAAAGGAGTAGACGAGCGCGTGAGAGAAAAATATATCACCTTAGAAATTAGTGTGGGTGATTATGTATTAAGTGGTGGTGAAATTGGAGCCATGATAGTTGCAGATAGTTTAATCAGATTAATCCCTGGCGTTTTGGGTGACGAAACCTCTGCCCTTTCCGATTCTTTCCAAGATGGATTACTCTCCCCTCCTGTTTATACTCGTCCTGCTAACTTTAATGGACAAGAAGTTCCAGCTATCCTCCTCTCAGGAAATGATAAAAAAATAGCGGAGTGGAAATACGATCAAGCTATTGAAAGAACAAAAACAAGAAGACCTGATTTATACGAAAAATACATCTCTGAGAATGAATAA